One window of the Pempheris klunzingeri isolate RE-2024b chromosome 10, fPemKlu1.hap1, whole genome shotgun sequence genome contains the following:
- the zmym2 gene encoding zinc finger MYM-type protein 2, with product MDGESEPSPAVAEEAGERVEPMDATPSPQQQATPPSEDAGEAVSMVTEDGATRERGAEDNDDDDVVLVGEEDPQPSATTLSQDTPSTDCSEPAAAVATVDMSTAAMPTKTPTSPASSSTSTTTAAAAAPPKPPTTVAEPIVIDDEEDAEQKDTSSSSPAHPGGSSASHSPGALSSTEPDSEIRIASVTTLGSSSQKGNSAVSAASSPPPPVDDQADMNLMITSVTSLQGRVMAVTASGEGQAEENGLQISSAFSLNPDTPPGRPTASFNPGRGSGPLGQLVQNGDTGTHNRADSWISQSASVPRNQKQTGVDSPSPATSLPKPPGQSSSSTSSSGSQPQPRTVKVTCANCKKPLKKGQTAYQRKGSTHLFCSTTCLSAFSHKPAPKKSCTMCKKDITNMKGTIVAQVDSSESFQEFCSTGCLGAYENKQNPPKSGLKTKCTVCGKLTEIRHEVSFKTVTHKICSDTCFNVYRRANGLIMNCCEQCGDYLPSRASANHFLLVDGQQKRFCCQNCIREYKQAHSKLASCLTCKTLIKTGEVLHSLGAGGTMGSYCSVNCMNKGKLASTSFLNTEPTCHFCKRNSLPQYQATLPEGNILNFCSSTCVTKFQNATLQTATNGQTPLSTTNNTVQLKCNYCRGAFSLKPEILDWEDKVYQFCSKACCEDYKKLHCIVTFCEYCQEEKTLHETVKFSGVKRPFCSEGCKLLFKQDFIKRLGLKCVSCNHCNQLCKRGVTRQLGGMTRDFCGETCAKKFNDWYYKAARCDCCKVQGNLTESVMWRAEMKHFCDQECLLKFYCQQNEPIMVTQKGPENSSLGLDLQGAKLGLVNQSTVAYAGGGLMRDVKNKAVLCKPLTLTKATYCKPHMQSKLLQTDVDDGVKREYIPVPIPVPVFIPVPMNMYSQVTPTPVSLPVPVPVPVFLPTTLQGTEQIVQTINELKNKVPSDPLEADLLSMAEMIAEDQKPDVKPVEVKKEQGGEESSSSSSSSEEKEEEQQQEEQKEEKKEEQQQQEEEEEKEEEQQQQEEEKKEDQQQEEEEEQQQQQEEEKKEDQQQEEEVEEKKEDQQQQEEEVEEKEQQQQQEEEQEQEEEEEEEEKYEADLDLEADFPQASEPVPVLEGMDEDMGFSLPPVLAEEKEELEESAPRPQPRRQGNKRQAVEEGSDLASSSSSHPAGRRSEGRSLPLKARYGIHAWKRWTLSSSSDDAKVKEGDKPARFKSNLLLLSPEELNVALSRFVREVCRPGGERYSPDSILYLCLGIQQHLHAKGRKDDLFSDPCYQQFGEELNKVLKDWQPSVLPDGSLWGRVEEQSLWSSQQLGEQSPAALLRSLVYLNTKYFGLRTVEQHLRLSFANVYGPDTVHPVTKETTVCIRVPSISQDHHVQTESRKRKRQLEDGDQDEDSGGSTTRCPVKKHECHLYDLYRSKCPPLLRERLDVFYIQPDPACGPDDPLWFSSTPLERQILESLLTRVLLVRDIYTDKQHLEGDEGEEDGAEAAGAE from the exons ATGGACGGGGAGTCAGAACCAAGCCCTGCCGTAGCAGAAGAGGCAGGGGAGCGGGTGGAGCCCATGGATGCCACTCCCTCCCCCCAGCAACAGGCCACGCCCCCCTCTGAGGACGCCGGGGAGGCAGTTTCCATGGTAACCGAGGATGGCGCCACCAGGGAGCGTGGCGCGGAGGACAATGACGACGACGATGTGGTTCTCGTAGGGGAGGAGGATCCCCAGCCTTCTGCCACAACCCTTTCCCAAGACACGCCCAGCACAGACTGCTCAGAGCCAGCTGCTGCCGTGGCAACTGTAGACATGTCCACGGCAGCGATGCCCACCAAGACCCCCACATCTCCTGCGTCTTCCAGCACATCGACGAcgacggcggcggcggcggcaccCCCTAAACCTCCAACCACGGTAGCAGAGCCTATTGTCATTGATGATGAAGAGGACGCTGAACAGAAAGACACTTCCTCCTCGTCGCCAGCGCACCCCGGAGGCTCCTCTGCGTCCCACTCGCCTGGTGCACTCAGCAGCACCGAGCCGGATTCAGAGATCCGGATCGCCAGTGTCACCACACTGGGCTCCAGTAGCCAGAAAGGAAACTCCGCCGTTTCTGCAGCAAGCAGTCCGCCACCTCCAGTGGACGACCAGGCAGACATGAACCTGATGATAACCTCGGTGACATCACTGCAGGGCCGGGTGATGGCGGTGACGGCG TCAGGTGAAGGCCAGGCAGAGGAGAACGGTCTGCAGATCAGCAGTGCGTTCAGCCTGAATCCTGACACCCCACCTGGTCGACCAACAGCCTCCTTCAACCCCGGGCGGGGTTCAGGCCCCCTGGGCCAGCTGGTGCAGAACGGAGACACGGGGACGCACAACAGAGCAG acTCGTGGATCTCCCAGTCAGCTTCAGTCCCTCGCAACCAAAAACAGACGGGGGTCGACTCTCCATCACCAGCCACCTCGCTGCCCAAACCTCCAGGCCAGTCTTCCTCGTCTACTTCCTCCTCAGGCTCCCAGCCGCAGCCCAGGACGGTCAAG GTGACCTGTGCTAACTGTAAAAAGCCTCTGAAGAAAGGCCAAACGGCCTACCAGCGTAAAGGATCCACACACCTGTTTTGCtccaccacctgtctgtctgccttctCACACAAACCCGCCCCCAAGAAGAGCTGCACCATGTGCAAAAA GGACATCACGAACATGAAGGGCACCATCGTGGCCCAGGTCGATTCCAGCGAGTCTTTCCAGGAGTTCTGCAGCACGGGCTGCCTCGGTGCATACGAGAACAAGCAAAACCCGCCCAAATCGGGCCTCAAAACCAAATGTACTGTCTGCGGCAAGCTCACAGAG atCCGGCACGAGGTTAGCTTTAAGACTGTGACCCATAAGATCTGCAGCGACACGTGTTTCAACGTTTACCGCAGGGCCAACGGGTTGATCATGAACTGCTGCGAGCAATGTGGCGATTACCTTCCCAGCCGAGCGTCAGCCAACCACTTCCTGCTGGTCGACGGCCAACAGAAACGCTTCTGCTGCCAGAACTGCATCAGGGAGTACAAACAG GCTCACAGTAAACTTGCGAGCTGCCTGACTTGCAAAACGCTGATCAAGACGGGCGAGGTGCTCCACAGCCTCGGAGCGGGCGGCACCATGGGCTCCTACTGCTCCGTCAACTGCATGAACAAGGGCAAGCTGGCGTCGACCTCCTTCCTCA acacGGAGCCAACATGTCACTTCTGTAAGAGGAACTCATTACCGCAGTACCAGGCCACGCTGCCGGAGGGAAACATCCTCAACTTCTGCAGCTCGACGTGTGTTACCAAGTTCCAG AACGCCACCCTTCAAACAGCCACCAACGGACAGACGCCGCTCTCCACCACCAACAACACCGTCCAGCTGAAATGTAACTACTGTCGAGGAGCTTTCAGCTTGAAGCCCGAAATTCTGGATTGGGAG gataAGGTCTACCAGTTCTGTAGTAAGGCGTGCTGTGAGGACTACAAGAAGCTGCACTGCATCGTGACGTTCTGCGAGTACTGCCAAGAGGAGAAGACGCTACACGAGACCGTCAAGTTCTCCGGGGTCAAGAGGCCGTTCTGCAGCGAAG GCTGTAAGCTCTTATTTAAGCAGGATTTCATCAAGAGGTTGGGTCTGAAGTGTGTCAGCTGTAACCACTGTAACCAGCTCTGTAAGAGAGGTGTGACCCGGCAGCTCGGCGGCATGACTCGAGACTTCTGCGGCGAGACCTGTGCCAAGAAGTTTAACGACTGGTACTACAAG GCGGCGAGGTGTGACTGCTGCAAGGTGCAGGGAAACCTGACGGAGTCTGTGATGTGGAGGGCGGAGATGAAGCATTTCTGTGACCAGGAGTGTCTGTTGAAGTTCTACTGTCAGCAGAACGAGCCCATCATGGTCACGCAGAAAGGCCCGGAGAACAGCAGCCTGG GGTTAGACCTGCAAGGAGCCAAACTTGGG CTGGTGAACCAGAGCACTGTGGCGTACGCTGGCGGAGGTTTAATGAGAGACGTCAAGAACAAGGCGGTGCTCTGCAAGCCGCTCACCCTGACCAAGGCTACCTACTGCAAGCCACACATGCAGAGCAAACTCctacagacag ACGTAGACGACGGTGTGAAGAGGGAGTATATTCCTGTACCCATACCTGTGCCCGTCTTCATCCCCGTGCCCATGAACATGTATTCCCAGGTCACTCCCACTCCAGTCTCTCTGCCTGTACCG GTTCCCGTGCCTGTGTTCCTGCCCACCACCCTGCAGGGGACAGAGCAGATCGTCCAGACCATCAACGAGCTGAAGAACAAGGTGCCCTCTGACCCCCTGGAGGCCGACCTGCTGTCCATGGCTGAGATGATCGCAGAGGACCAGAAGCCAG atgtgAAGCCGGTGGAGGTTAAGAAggagcagggaggggaggagtcctccagcagcagcagcagctctgaggaaaaggaggaggagcagcagcaggaagagcagaaggaggagaagaaggaggagcagcagcagcaggaagaggaggaggagaaggaggaggagcagcagcagcaggaggaggagaagaaggaggatcagcagcaagaggaagaggaggagcagcagcagcagcaggaggaggagaagaaggaggatcagcagcaggaggaagaggtggaggagaagaaggaggatcagcagcagcaggaggaagaggtggaggagaaggagcagcagcagcagcaggaggaggagcaggagcaggaggaagaggaggaggaggaggagaagtacGAGGCTGATCTGGACTTGGAGGCAGACTTCCCTCAAG CCTCGGAGCCTGTTCCCGTCCTGGAGGGGATGGACGAGGACATGGGCTTCTCTCTACCTCCAGTCCtggcagaggagaaggaggagttggaggagTCGGCGCCTCGACCGCAGCCCAGGAGAcaa GGGAACAAGCGGCAGGCGGTAGAGGAGGGTTCAGATCTagcctcgtcctcctcttcccacCCGGCAGGCCGACGCTCTGAGGGTCGATCGCTGCCTCTCAAAGCTCGCTACGGCATCCACGCCTGGAAACGCTGGACGCTGTCGTCCTCGTCAGATGACGCCAAAGTAAAGGAAGGCGACAAACCAG CCCGGTTTAAGAGTAACCTGTTGCTGCTGAGTCCAGAGGAGCTGAACGTCGCTCTGTCCCGGTTCGTCAGGGAGGTCTGCAGGCCCGGTGGGGAGCGCTACTCCCCCGACAGCATCCTCTACCTCTGTCTGGGGATCCAGCAG catCTTCATGCCAAAGGCCGGAAGGATGACCTGTTCAGCGACCCGTGCTACCAGCAGTTTGGCGAGGAGCTCAACAAGGTCCTGAAGGACTGGCAGCCCAGCGTGCTGCCTGATG GCTCGCTGTGGGGTCGAGTGGAGGAGCAGAGCCTGTGGAGCAGCCAGCAGCTCGGGGAGCAGAGTCCCGCCGCCCTGCTGCGCTCTCTGGTTTACCTGAACACCAAATACTTCGGCCTGCGCACCGTGGAGCAGCACCTCCGCCTCTCCTTCGCCAACGTCTACGGCCCCGACACCGTCCATCCTGTCACCAAGGAGACCACCGTCTGCATCCGCGTGCCTTCCATCTCTCAGGATCACCATG